In Helianthus annuus cultivar XRQ/B chromosome 8, HanXRQr2.0-SUNRISE, whole genome shotgun sequence, a single genomic region encodes these proteins:
- the LOC110923513 gene encoding nucleobase-ascorbate transporter 6 has protein sequence MAGGGGKSDEPAPHPPKDQLLGVTYCITSPPPWPEAILLGFQHYLVMLGTVVIIPTALVPQMGGGNEEKAEVIQTLLFVAGWNTLLQSLFGTRLPAVIGASYTFVAPTIAIILNNRWNDADPIEKFKKTMRAIQGAMIVASTLQIVLGFSGLWRNVSRFLSPLSAAPLVALAGFGLYEFGFPGVARCVEIGLPQLIIVVILSQYVSHMIHSGKSIFEKFSVVMSIAIVWIYAHLLTVGGAYNHTPPKTQTSCRTDRAGLVEAAPWIRVPYPFQWGAPSFDAGEAFAMMMTTFVTLVESTGGFMAVSRYASATPLPPSVLSRGVGWQGIGILLSGLFGTVNGCSVSIENAGLLAVTRVGSRRVVQIAAGWMIFFSVLGKFGAVFASIPAPIVAALYCLFFAFVGSSGLSLLQFCNLNSFRTKFILGFSFFLGLSIPQYFNEYEAINGYGPVHTSGRWFNSMVNVPFSSEAFVAGVVAYLLDNTLHRHDGSVRKDRGKNWWDKFRSFHSDTRSEEFYSLPFNLNKYFPAV, from the exons ATGGCCGGAGGTGGTGGAAAGTCCGATGAGCCGGCCCCACACCCACCTAAAGATCAGCTGCTTGGTGTTACTTACTGCattacaagtccacccccttgGC CTGAGGCTATTCTACTCGGTTTTCAGCATTACTTGGTAATGCTCGGCACAGTGGTTATTATTCCCACTGCTCTTGTACCCCAAATGGGTGGAGGAAAT gaagagaaagcagaagtcatCCAAACTCTACTTTTCGTAGCGGGTTGGAACACGTTGCTACAATCTTTGTTTGGTACTAGGTTACCTGCTGTGATCGGGGCTTCGTATACTTTTGTCGCACCCACAATTGCAATCATCTTGAATAACCGATGGAATGATGCGGATCCTATTGAG AAATTCAAGAAGACGATGCGTGCGATCCAAGGGGCGATGATTGTTGCTTCAACGCTTCAAATTGTTTTAGGGTTCAGTGGTCTCTGGAGAAATGTTTCGAG ATTCTTGAGTCCCCTTTCCGCTGCTCCTTTGGTCGCTCTTGCTGGTTTTGGGCTCTATGAATTTGGATTCCCTGGG GTTGCGAGATGTGTTGAAATCGGGCTGCCTCAGCTCATCATTGTAGTTATCTTGTCTCAG TATGTATCTCACATGATACATTCAGGcaagtcgatttttgagaaattttCTGTGGTGATGTCGATTGCAATCGTTTGGATTTATGCTCACCTGCTTACTGTTGGTGGGGCCTACAATCATACACCCCCTAAAACACAAACAAGTTGTCGAACTGATCGCGCTGGATTAGTCGAGGCTGCACCATG gataAGAGTCCCGTATCCATTTCAATGGGGTGCACCATCATTTGATGCTGGTGAAGCTTTTGCCATGATGATGACTACTTTTGTTACTCTTGTGGAG TCAACCGGTGGCTTCATGGCGGTCTCGAGATATGCAAGTGCCACCCCTCTGCCTCCATCTGTGCTAAGCCGTGGTGTCGGTTGGCAG GGAATTGGCATTTTGTTGTCGGGCTTGTTTGGAACTGTGAATGGATGTTCTGTATCTAT AGAGAATGCCGGTCTTTTGGCTGTGACTCGTGTTGGTAGTCGAAGAGTTGTACAGATCGCTGCAGGGTGGATGATTTTCTTCTCAGTTCttg GTAAATTTGGAGCAGTCTTTGCTTCGATCCCCGCGCCCATCGTTGCGGCTCTGTACTGCCTTTTCTTCGCTTTTGTCG GTTCTTCGGGTTTGAGTTTACTTCAGTTCTGCAATCTCAACAGCTTCAGAACAAAGTTCATACTGGGCTTTTCGTTCTTTTTGGGCTTGTCTATTCCCCAATATTTCAATGAATATGAAGCTATCAATGGTTATGGTCCGGTCCACACGTCCGGAAGATGG TTTAACAGCATGGTGAATGTTCCGTTTTCGTCGGAAGCGTTTGTGGCAGGGGTCGTAGCATATCTTCTGGATAACACGCTTCACAGGCACGATGGTTCGGTAAGAAAAGATAGAGGCAAAAATTGGTGGGACAAGTTCCGTTCGTTCCACAGTGACACACGAAGCGAAGAATTCTACTCGTTGCCGTTTAACCTCAACAAATATTTCCCAGCTGTTTGA
- the LOC110921466 gene encoding LIM domain-containing protein WLIM1, translating into MASYGGTTQKCKACEKTVYFVDELTVDNKVYHKACFRCHHCKGTLKLSNYSSFEGVLYCQPHFDQLFKMTGSLDKSFEGTPRTARSYDQGQSNSKVSSMFGGTQDKCVTCKKTVYPLEKVGVDGNAYHKACFKCSYGGCHISSSNYVTHEHQLYCKHHHTQLFMAKGDFSQFDKHREPENGVTAENTTEA; encoded by the exons ATGGCATCATATGGTGGGACAACACAAAAGTGTAAGGCTTGTGAGAAGACTGTGTACTTTGTGGATGAACTCACTGTGGATAATAAAGTTTATCACAAGGCTTGTTTCAGATGCCACCATTGCAAAGGCACCCTGAAG TTGAGTAATTACAGCTCTTTTGAAGGAGTGTTATACTGCCAGCCTCACTTTGATCAACTCTTCAAAATGACTGGAAGTTTGGACAAGAGTTTTGAAG GTACCCCGAGAACGGCTAGATCATATGATCAG GGTCAGTCTAATAGCAAAGTATCAAGCATGTTTGGTGGGACACAAGACAAATGTGTTACTTGCAAGAAAACTGTCTACCCCCTTGAAAAG GTGGGTGTCGATGGAAACGCATACCACAAAGCCTGTTTCAAATGCAGCTACGGCGGGTGTCACATAAGTTCATCAAACTACGTGACTCACGAACATCAGCTATATTGCAAGCACCATCACACGCAACTCTTTATGGCTAAGGGGGATTTCAGCCAATTTGACAAGCACCGTGAACCAGAAAACGGGGTGACTGCAGAGAACACAACAGAAGCTTGA